In one Nocardia tengchongensis genomic region, the following are encoded:
- a CDS encoding VOC family protein produces MTLQVTTIMLAVEDMDRSKKFYEGLGAKLGQDFPNFASFELGGGSAMGIYPIDWAAKDAGVSAEGEGFRGVSFHFIVDSQEEVDEVIAKAVAGGGSVVREAEGAGWGGYFGYIADPDGHLWKIATAA; encoded by the coding sequence ACTCTGCAGGTGACCACCATCATGCTGGCCGTCGAGGACATGGATCGGTCCAAGAAGTTCTACGAGGGCCTGGGCGCGAAGCTGGGGCAGGATTTCCCGAACTTCGCGTCGTTCGAGCTGGGCGGCGGTTCCGCGATGGGGATCTACCCGATCGACTGGGCGGCCAAGGACGCGGGTGTCTCGGCCGAGGGTGAGGGCTTCCGGGGCGTGTCGTTCCATTTCATCGTCGACAGCCAGGAGGAGGTCGACGAGGTGATCGCCAAGGCTGTCGCCGGCGGCGGTTCCGTGGTGCGGGAGGCCGAAGGGGCCGGATGGGGTGGGTACTTCGGGTACATCGCCGACCCGGACGGGCACCTGTGGAAGATCGCCACCGCCGCCTGA
- a CDS encoding spermidine synthase, with protein MSNWLGAPSGDGVRPPVQPVPGARAVRFGNAELRPDAERPGGWLLTVNGIAQSYVDLDDPTYLELEYLRYAGYVVDSLEPADAPLDVVHVGGGGCTFPRYLSAVRPGSRHLVIEADEALAEFVDERLGLRSLPGVELRIADALTEITTLPADSADLVMADAFEGLRIAAGITGAGFTAEVARVLRPGGVYLLNLVGTRHHLDDICAAFPYRVLLDGDVFAGYTGNQVLAVSRVPLPLDALYRQAEQAFPPVRISAETPDGPGA; from the coding sequence GCGTGCGACCGCCTGTTCAGCCGGTGCCCGGGGCGCGTGCGGTGCGCTTCGGGAACGCCGAGTTGCGACCCGACGCGGAACGCCCCGGCGGCTGGTTGCTGACCGTGAACGGCATCGCCCAGTCCTACGTGGACCTGGACGACCCGACCTATCTCGAACTCGAATACCTGCGCTACGCGGGCTACGTGGTCGACTCCCTCGAACCCGCCGACGCGCCACTGGATGTGGTGCACGTCGGCGGGGGCGGCTGCACCTTCCCGCGCTACCTCTCGGCCGTGCGCCCGGGATCGCGGCACCTGGTGATCGAGGCCGACGAGGCCCTCGCCGAATTCGTCGACGAACGCCTCGGCCTACGCTCCCTGCCCGGCGTCGAATTGCGGATCGCCGACGCGCTGACCGAAATCACCACGCTGCCGGCGGATTCCGCGGACCTGGTGATGGCGGACGCCTTCGAGGGGCTGCGGATCGCGGCGGGCATCACCGGTGCCGGCTTCACCGCGGAGGTGGCCCGAGTCCTGCGCCCGGGCGGGGTCTATCTGCTGAACCTCGTCGGCACCCGCCACCATCTGGACGACATCTGCGCGGCGTTCCCCTACCGGGTCCTGCTCGACGGCGATGTCTTCGCGGGCTATACCGGCAACCAGGTGCTGGCCGTCAGCCGGGTCCCGCTGCCGCTCGACGCCCTCTATCGCCAAGCGGAGCAGGCGTTTCCGCCCGTCCGTATCTCGGCCGAAACCCCCGACGGCCCCGGGGCCTGA